One Leisingera sp. M658 genomic window carries:
- the cobG gene encoding precorrin-3B synthase gives MSAAPEPKVYGWCPGALRPMMSGDGLVVRVRAPLGKLSVTQARGVARLSQEFGNGLLDISARANLQMRGIREDGHAELIEALRDLGLIDPDARAEARRNVLLAPFWATGDDTHAIATDLSAALTAAADLTLPGKFGFAVDCGAAPVLQDTAADIRVERIGEALILRADGSETGLPVTRESAVAEALALARWFLKQGGAPEGRGRMRRLIARRGPPAAYAATMATTSFTAKPGAVPAGTLAALEFGQMPAATLADLADHGAIRLTPWRALLVEGAASLPPLPGLILDATDPRLQVIACTGAPGCLQALSSTRDLARDLAPHVPAGTKLHISGCAKGCACPGAAALTLTATAQDDFSLIRHGTAADQPLKTHLSADALRAAPELLTEGS, from the coding sequence ATGAGTGCTGCACCCGAACCCAAAGTTTACGGCTGGTGCCCCGGTGCGCTGCGCCCGATGATGTCGGGCGACGGTCTGGTGGTGCGGGTGCGCGCGCCGCTTGGTAAACTTTCCGTAACCCAGGCGCGCGGTGTGGCAAGACTTTCGCAAGAGTTCGGCAACGGCCTGCTGGATATTTCCGCCCGCGCCAACCTGCAGATGCGCGGCATCCGCGAAGACGGTCACGCAGAGCTGATCGAAGCCTTGCGCGATCTTGGCCTGATCGACCCGGACGCTCGCGCCGAAGCCCGCCGCAATGTCCTCCTCGCCCCGTTCTGGGCAACGGGTGACGACACCCACGCCATCGCCACGGATCTCAGCGCCGCACTGACCGCCGCCGCAGACCTCACCCTGCCCGGGAAATTCGGCTTTGCCGTCGACTGCGGCGCGGCGCCGGTCCTGCAGGACACCGCCGCCGACATCCGAGTTGAGCGAATAGGCGAGGCCCTCATCCTGCGCGCCGACGGTTCTGAGACCGGCCTGCCCGTCACACGTGAATCCGCCGTTGCCGAAGCCCTCGCCCTTGCCCGCTGGTTCCTGAAACAAGGCGGCGCGCCCGAGGGCCGTGGCAGGATGCGCCGTCTCATCGCGCGCCGCGGGCCGCCGGCGGCGTATGCCGCAACCATGGCAACCACCAGCTTCACCGCAAAACCGGGCGCTGTCCCCGCGGGGACACTCGCCGCTTTGGAATTCGGCCAGATGCCCGCCGCCACATTGGCGGACCTTGCAGATCACGGCGCAATCCGCCTCACTCCCTGGCGCGCGCTGCTGGTGGAAGGGGCCGCCAGCCTGCCGCCCCTGCCGGGGCTGATCCTGGATGCAACGGATCCGCGCCTGCAAGTCATCGCATGCACCGGCGCACCCGGCTGCCTGCAGGCGCTGTCTTCCACCCGCGATCTCGCACGGGACTTAGCGCCGCATGTTCCCGCGGGGACAAAGCTGCATATCTCCGGCTGCGCCAAGGGCTGCGCCTGCCCCGGCGCCGCCGCGCTCACCCTGACCGCAACGGCCCAAGACGACTTCTCCCTGATCCGCCATGGCACCGCCGCGGATCAGCCGCTAAAGACCCACCTGAGCGCCGATGCCTTGCGCGCCGCTCCCGAACTTCTGACAGAGGGCAGCTGA
- a CDS encoding precorrin-8X methylmutase: MRHTYETNGAAIYAESFATIRREADLARFNKDEESVVVRMIHAAGMVGLEEHVRFSDGMAETARAALASGAPILCDAYMVSEGITRPRLPADNEVICTLRDPKVPDLAKEMSNTRSAAALELWRPKLEGAVVAIGNAPTALFHLLNMLLDPACPRPAAIIGCPVGFVGAMESKDALMQDLPVPSMIVKGRLGGSAITVAAVNALASWKE; encoded by the coding sequence ATGCGCCACACCTATGAAACCAACGGCGCCGCGATCTACGCCGAAAGCTTTGCCACCATCCGCCGCGAGGCCGATCTGGCCCGCTTCAACAAGGACGAGGAAAGCGTTGTTGTCCGCATGATCCACGCCGCTGGCATGGTGGGGCTGGAAGAGCATGTGCGGTTTTCCGACGGCATGGCCGAGACCGCCCGTGCGGCCCTTGCGAGTGGCGCGCCGATCCTGTGCGACGCCTATATGGTCAGCGAAGGCATCACCCGCCCGCGCCTGCCCGCGGACAACGAGGTGATCTGCACCCTGCGCGACCCGAAAGTGCCGGATCTGGCCAAGGAAATGTCCAACACCCGCTCCGCTGCCGCGCTGGAACTGTGGCGCCCGAAACTGGAAGGCGCCGTGGTCGCCATCGGCAACGCCCCTACCGCGCTGTTCCATCTGCTGAATATGCTGCTAGACCCCGCGTGCCCCCGCCCCGCCGCGATCATCGGCTGCCCCGTGGGTTTTGTCGGTGCGATGGAATCCAAGGATGCGCTGATGCAGGACCTGCCGGTGCCGTCAATGATCGTCAAAGGCCGTCTTGGCGGCTCTGCCATCACCGTCGCCGCCGTCAACGCGCTGGCGAGCTGGAAAGAGTAA
- a CDS encoding precorrin-2 C(20)-methyltransferase, producing MTVSKGKVICAGLGPGDPDLMSVRSHRMISGARHIAYFRKAGRQGQARAIVEGMLADGVTEHAMEYPVTTEIHFSDPEYNRVLAEFYDQWADTLAEIAQTEDVVVLCEGDPFLYGSYMHLYTRLQGRAAQEIIPGITGMSGCWTASGQPITWGDDVLTVAMATLSEEELAKRAAETDALVVMKIGRNLPKLRRALERAGRAEDAWLVERGTMPGQTVQKLSEIDGEVPYFSIVLVHGQGRRP from the coding sequence ATGACCGTTTCCAAGGGTAAAGTCATCTGTGCCGGGCTTGGTCCCGGTGATCCCGATCTGATGAGCGTGCGCTCGCACCGGATGATCTCCGGCGCGCGCCACATTGCCTATTTCCGCAAAGCAGGGCGTCAGGGCCAAGCCCGTGCCATTGTCGAGGGCATGTTGGCCGACGGCGTCACCGAACACGCGATGGAATACCCGGTCACCACCGAAATCCATTTCTCGGACCCTGAGTACAACCGGGTGCTGGCGGAGTTCTATGACCAATGGGCTGATACGCTGGCCGAGATTGCACAGACCGAAGACGTGGTGGTGCTGTGCGAGGGCGACCCGTTCCTCTATGGCTCTTACATGCATCTTTATACCCGCCTGCAGGGACGGGCCGCGCAGGAGATTATCCCCGGCATCACTGGCATGTCCGGCTGCTGGACCGCCTCCGGCCAGCCGATTACCTGGGGAGACGATGTGCTGACCGTCGCCATGGCCACCCTCAGCGAGGAGGAATTGGCCAAACGCGCGGCGGAAACCGACGCGCTGGTGGTGATGAAGATCGGCCGTAACCTGCCCAAACTGCGCCGCGCGCTGGAACGCGCGGGCCGCGCCGAAGACGCCTGGCTGGTCGAACGCGGCACCATGCCAGGGCAGACCGTGCAGAAGCTCTCGGAGATCGACGGCGAGGTGCCTTATTTCTCCATCGTATTGGTTCACGGACAGGGGCGCCGGCCATGA
- the cobJ gene encoding precorrin-3B C(17)-methyltransferase produces MKLSQNGWVVIAGLGPGNEALVTQEVRDAIDEATDIVGYIPYVKRIAPREGLTLHATDNRVEVDRATHALEMAAEGKRVVVVSSGDPGVFAMASAVFEALENNAESHPAWLDLEIKVLPGITAMLAAAAAIGAPLGHDFAAINLSDNLKPWSLIEKRLQLVGEAGLAMAFYNPRSKSRPHQFARALEILREACGEETLITFARDVTKPGQELLTVPLKDATPEMADMRTVVIVGNRDTRRVGNYVYTPRYAAEV; encoded by the coding sequence ATGAAACTATCGCAAAACGGTTGGGTAGTGATTGCGGGGCTTGGCCCCGGCAACGAGGCATTGGTGACGCAGGAAGTGCGCGACGCCATTGATGAGGCCACGGATATCGTGGGCTACATCCCTTATGTGAAGCGCATCGCGCCGCGCGAGGGGCTGACCCTGCACGCCACTGACAATCGGGTCGAAGTGGACCGCGCCACCCATGCGCTGGAAATGGCGGCTGAAGGCAAGCGCGTTGTTGTGGTGTCCTCTGGTGATCCCGGTGTGTTCGCCATGGCATCTGCCGTGTTCGAAGCGCTTGAAAACAATGCGGAAAGCCATCCGGCATGGTTGGATCTGGAGATCAAGGTTCTGCCCGGCATCACCGCAATGCTGGCCGCCGCGGCCGCCATCGGGGCACCGTTGGGGCATGATTTCGCAGCCATCAACCTCAGCGATAATCTGAAACCCTGGAGCCTGATTGAAAAGCGCCTGCAGCTGGTCGGCGAGGCTGGTCTGGCAATGGCGTTTTACAATCCGCGCTCTAAGTCCCGGCCGCATCAGTTTGCCCGCGCTTTGGAGATCCTGCGCGAGGCCTGCGGTGAGGAGACGCTGATCACATTTGCCCGCGACGTGACCAAGCCGGGGCAAGAGCTGCTGACCGTGCCGCTGAAGGATGCCACACCCGAGATGGCCGATATGCGCACCGTGGTGATTGTCGGCAACCGCGACACGCGGCGGGTTGGCAATTACGTCTATACCCCCCGCTATGCGGCTGAAGTCTAA
- a CDS encoding cobalt-precorrin-6A reductase — protein sequence MTRILLLGGTTEASQLAKTLAETGADAVFSYAGRTANPVSQPLPTRVGGFGGADGLAAYLKSENITHVVDATHPFAAQMSTNAVHACEAAGVKLCALERPAWQAGEGDTWVHAGTIDEAVNALPDAAARVFLAIGKQNLTQFAVKPQHHYLLRLVDAPETNLPLPHTTVEIARGPFDAAGDTALMQRHGITDVVAKNSGGAGAAAKLTAARTLGLPVIMIGRPQVPKRPILSSVAEVMAWLSHPSA from the coding sequence ATGACACGCATCCTTCTTCTGGGCGGCACTACCGAGGCCTCGCAATTGGCCAAAACCCTTGCGGAAACTGGCGCGGATGCGGTGTTTTCCTACGCGGGTCGCACAGCCAACCCCGTCAGCCAGCCGCTGCCCACCCGTGTCGGCGGTTTTGGCGGCGCTGACGGGCTGGCAGCCTACCTGAAGAGTGAGAACATTACCCATGTGGTCGATGCAACCCACCCCTTTGCCGCGCAGATGAGCACCAATGCGGTCCACGCCTGCGAAGCGGCGGGTGTGAAACTCTGCGCCTTGGAACGCCCGGCCTGGCAAGCGGGGGAGGGCGACACTTGGGTTCATGCCGGGACTATTGATGAAGCCGTCAACGCTTTGCCCGACGCCGCGGCACGGGTGTTTCTGGCCATCGGCAAGCAGAACCTGACCCAGTTCGCAGTGAAACCCCAGCATCACTACCTGCTGCGGCTGGTGGATGCGCCGGAGACCAACCTGCCGCTGCCGCACACCACGGTCGAAATCGCCCGCGGGCCGTTTGACGCGGCGGGCGACACTGCCCTGATGCAGCGCCACGGCATCACCGATGTGGTTGCCAAAAACTCCGGCGGCGCGGGGGCTGCGGCCAAGCTCACGGCTGCGCGCACCCTCGGCCTGCCGGTCATCATGATCGGCAGACCGCAGGTGCCCAAACGCCCCATTTTGAGCAGCGTGGCAGAGGTGATGGCCTGGCTGTCTCATCCCTCGGCTTAG
- the cbiE gene encoding precorrin-6y C5,15-methyltransferase (decarboxylating) subunit CbiE: protein MSNPWLTIIGLGENGLEGLGDASRKALAEAEVIIGGPRHLELAGAGTKGQPWPVPFSIEPVLAARGRRVVVLASGDPFWHGAGGSLMRDLEAGEWVSHPAPSCFALAANLLGWKLEEVLCLGLHAAPYARLLPLLGRGVRVICTLRDGAAPAELAAWLVANGQPDARLHVMERLGGPKERLFHATAEAWDLPPGGTPVLMAIEAMRPGLPQASGLAEAHFASDGQITKRPIRALTLSALAPRAGELLWDIGGGSGSISVEWCLAAPGARAIAFEPRESRLENIRANAAGFGLDHRMTAVLGKAPDVLQGNPLPDCVFIGGGGSQEVLDHLWEILPEGTRLVANGVTLETETLLMQAHAARGGHLLKAEIAEAGPLGTMRDWRRARPVIQWSVTR from the coding sequence ATGTCTAACCCGTGGCTCACAATCATTGGTCTGGGCGAAAATGGACTGGAAGGCTTGGGCGATGCAAGCCGGAAGGCGCTTGCGGAAGCCGAAGTGATCATAGGCGGCCCGCGGCATCTGGAATTGGCTGGCGCTGGAACCAAGGGCCAGCCCTGGCCGGTGCCGTTCTCCATCGAACCAGTGCTGGCGGCGCGGGGGCGGCGCGTTGTTGTTCTGGCCTCGGGCGATCCGTTCTGGCATGGGGCCGGCGGCTCGCTGATGCGGGACCTGGAGGCGGGTGAGTGGGTGTCGCACCCGGCGCCATCGTGTTTTGCACTGGCGGCCAACCTTCTGGGCTGGAAACTGGAAGAGGTGCTATGCTTGGGGCTGCATGCGGCGCCTTACGCGCGGCTGCTGCCGCTGCTGGGCCGGGGTGTTCGGGTGATCTGCACCTTGCGGGATGGGGCGGCGCCTGCGGAATTGGCGGCCTGGCTGGTTGCCAATGGCCAGCCGGATGCGCGGCTGCATGTGATGGAGCGGCTTGGCGGTCCCAAGGAAAGGCTGTTCCATGCCACTGCCGAAGCTTGGGACCTGCCGCCAGGGGGGACTCCGGTCCTTATGGCCATCGAGGCCATGCGGCCCGGGCTGCCGCAGGCTTCGGGGCTGGCGGAGGCGCATTTCGCCAGCGACGGGCAGATCACCAAGCGGCCCATCCGGGCGCTGACACTGTCGGCGCTGGCGCCGCGTGCGGGAGAGCTGTTGTGGGATATTGGCGGCGGTTCCGGGTCCATTTCTGTTGAGTGGTGTCTGGCCGCACCGGGCGCACGGGCAATTGCATTTGAGCCGCGCGAGAGCCGGTTGGAGAATATCCGCGCCAATGCGGCGGGGTTTGGGTTAGATCACCGGATGACGGCGGTTCTGGGCAAAGCCCCGGATGTGCTGCAGGGCAATCCCCTGCCCGATTGCGTGTTTATCGGCGGCGGCGGCTCACAAGAGGTGCTGGATCATTTGTGGGAGATCCTGCCGGAAGGAACCCGGCTGGTGGCCAATGGTGTCACGCTGGAAACGGAAACACTGCTGATGCAGGCCCATGCGGCGCGCGGCGGTCATCTGCTGAAGGCTGAGATCGCCGAGGCCGGCCCCTTGGGAACCATGCGCGACTGGCGGCGGGCGCGGCCCGTTATTCAGTGGAGCGTCACCCGATGA
- a CDS encoding cobalamin biosynthesis protein, with protein MKVAGIGFREAATAADLQAALALTGEHVDALASVAEKAGTPVMQAFARSIGLPVIALQEQDIAGEQTLTCSPRIKARFGTGSLAEAAALVGARHGVPGAKARLLAPRVVTADGLATAAIAERLEP; from the coding sequence ATGAAAGTGGCGGGGATCGGTTTTCGCGAGGCTGCAACGGCAGCGGATTTGCAGGCGGCGCTGGCGCTGACTGGTGAGCATGTGGATGCGCTGGCTTCGGTTGCGGAGAAAGCCGGTACGCCTGTCATGCAAGCGTTTGCGCGCAGCATCGGCCTGCCGGTGATTGCCTTGCAGGAACAGGATATTGCCGGAGAGCAGACCTTGACCTGCTCGCCCCGGATCAAGGCACGGTTCGGCACCGGGTCGCTGGCGGAAGCCGCGGCGCTGGTCGGCGCGCGCCATGGGGTGCCGGGCGCAAAGGCGCGCCTTCTCGCCCCAAGAGTTGTCACCGCGGATGGGCTTGC